Proteins found in one Muribaculum gordoncarteri genomic segment:
- a CDS encoding nitroreductase family protein produces MLDSLAEGLPYAKMLKHAPLAIIPCGDLDKALEGDGQAFWIQDVSAATENMLIAANALGVGAVWTAVYPDESRIDAVRKVLGMPASIMPLAVVPMGYPAGEHHPKDKWKPENIHYNGW; encoded by the coding sequence ATTCTCGACAGCCTTGCCGAAGGTCTTCCTTACGCCAAGATGCTCAAGCACGCACCGCTTGCCATCATTCCTTGCGGCGACCTGGACAAGGCACTCGAAGGTGACGGACAGGCATTCTGGATTCAGGATGTTTCGGCTGCTACCGAAAACATGCTCATCGCAGCCAATGCCCTTGGTGTAGGTGCCGTTTGGACCGCTGTTTATCCCGATGAAAGCCGCATCGATGCGGTGCGTAAAGTTCTTGGAATGCCGGCTTCTATAATGCCTCTTGCGGTAGTGCCGATGGGATACCCCGCCGGTGAACACCATCCCAAGGACAAGTGGAAACCCGAAAACATCCACTACAACGGTTGGTAA
- a CDS encoding efflux transporter outer membrane subunit, translating to MKSKLLLSIIVVTLMSSCKLGHKFSQPDLYLPQSIDTMQVEEASIADMQWWQIYTDTTLQALINKTLENNKDLKIAAARIAQMAAMKRIDNANMLPQLNGNIYAQKEALNYGGDHYKNDPEAGIKATITWEADLWGNLRWTRDKGIAQYLESVENRRALTVSIIAQVAQSYFELVALDNELAIVRRTLNARKEGVRLAKLRFEGGLTSETPYQQAQVEYAKTATHIPVLERDITLKENEIAFLAGEYPRHIDRVREPSTILLPESLPIGLPSTLLERRPDIRAAEQKLIAANAAVGVAYTNMFPRLSLTATGGVESDDFSNLFKSPMYYLSSNLLGPILDMGRRRSAYKAQIAAYEQECYSYEKSVLTAFKEARNAIVDFNKVKEIHESMVQLERSAKTTMDIAQLQYINGVIGYIDVLDAQRSYFDAQIGLSNAVCSKQLALVQLYKALGGGW from the coding sequence ATGAAATCCAAATTGCTACTTTCGATAATCGTCGTGACACTTATGAGCTCATGCAAGCTCGGACATAAGTTCTCACAACCCGACCTCTACCTGCCGCAGAGCATCGACACGATGCAGGTCGAGGAGGCGTCGATCGCCGACATGCAGTGGTGGCAGATATACACCGACACCACCCTGCAAGCCTTGATAAACAAGACTCTTGAAAACAACAAGGACCTCAAGATAGCCGCCGCACGCATCGCCCAGATGGCGGCCATGAAGCGCATCGACAACGCCAACATGCTGCCACAGCTCAACGGCAACATCTACGCACAAAAAGAGGCGCTGAATTATGGCGGCGACCACTACAAGAACGATCCCGAAGCGGGCATAAAGGCCACAATAACATGGGAGGCCGACCTGTGGGGCAATCTGCGATGGACGCGCGACAAAGGCATAGCGCAATACCTTGAAAGCGTGGAAAACCGCCGGGCCCTGACGGTGAGCATCATTGCACAGGTAGCGCAATCCTACTTCGAGCTCGTGGCTCTTGACAACGAGCTTGCAATCGTGCGCCGCACACTCAATGCACGAAAGGAGGGCGTGAGGCTTGCAAAACTGCGCTTTGAGGGCGGATTGACTTCGGAAACGCCCTATCAACAGGCGCAGGTGGAGTATGCCAAAACCGCCACCCATATTCCCGTGCTTGAGCGCGACATCACCCTTAAAGAGAATGAGATAGCCTTTCTTGCCGGAGAGTATCCCCGTCACATCGACCGAGTGCGTGAACCGAGCACGATACTTCTCCCCGAATCGCTTCCGATAGGCCTGCCGTCGACGCTGCTTGAACGCCGTCCCGACATACGCGCCGCCGAGCAGAAGCTTATAGCCGCCAACGCCGCAGTGGGAGTGGCATACACCAATATGTTTCCCCGGCTTTCGCTAACGGCCACCGGCGGAGTCGAGAGCGATGATTTCAGCAATCTGTTCAAATCGCCCATGTACTACCTCAGCTCCAATCTGCTTGGTCCGATACTTGACATGGGACGCCGACGCAGCGCCTACAAAGCTCAGATTGCCGCATACGAGCAAGAGTGCTACAGCTACGAGAAGTCGGTGCTCACCGCATTTAAGGAGGCTCGTAACGCAATCGTCGACTTCAACAAGGTCAAGGAGATTCATGAGTCGATGGTGCAGCTTGAACGCTCGGCCAAAACCACAATGGACATAGCTCAGCTGCAATACATCAACGGAGTGATCGGCTACATCGATGTGCTCGATGCCCAACGTAGCTACTTTGACGCCCAAATAGGTCTTAGCAATGCCGTGTGCAGCAAGCAACTTGCGCTCGTACAGCTATATAAGGCTCTCGGCGGAGGATGGTAA